In Brassica napus cultivar Da-Ae chromosome C2, Da-Ae, whole genome shotgun sequence, the sequence CACGGAAGTTCCTCCGGCGGCGCTATCATCGCCGACAATCACCGTCAGGTCTTTTCCTTCTCCGATCAACGTGATCTCATCTTTCTCGATTCTTACTTTCTCTTTGTAAATACCTCTTTTCACATATATAATGAATCTGCCATTTCCACTAGCAGCGTTGACAGCCTCCATCACGGTCCGGTAATCTCCGGATCCGTCTTTGGCGACTAAGACGTGTGGTCTACTTCTAGACGTGCGGCTTGCTAGAAGCTTCCGTTCTCCGGCAGAGACCCACCGTGGAAGAACGGTTGGCTTTGGATTTTCCATGAAGGTGCCAACAAGAGCCAAGGAGTTGCTGACTAGTCGAGAGAGGTGATCCATTTTCTGTGTTATGTGGCTGACGGCGGAGGAGGAGTGGCCACCAGAGTCTAGGACGGAGTCTTTGCATGATTGTTGGAAAGTCATGGCGGCGGAGAGCCATGTTTGAACGTCGTGTTTGGTGGTACGCTTTCTCGATGAGCCGTTGAGAGCTTCCATTGCTTGCTGAAGTCGTCTTGTTGACATTTTCATGAGCCGTTCACATGAATCTGTAAAGTTATTGATgacaatataattattattttcaccTTAGATTCAtggtatttttcttttattttataaaatttatactaGCATGATTTGTCAAAATTATTAGGTAGCTTTGGTGGAGATAAGAGAAATGCTTTTCAGAAAATTATTGTAGTGACCGAGTAGATAATTTATTTGCACTACAATATTCGCATGtaatatacaaaatcatatcTATGATAGATTGAAAGTAGTAAATCAAAAGTGAAAGACACAACTTTAAATGGCCGTAAAGCATCAATTAGAGAATTAATCATGTGTTGATAATTTACTTTCTTGTGTCATTTGATTGTGTATAACGAATAGAAGAGGATATAATCATCATTGTGAAGAAACGGTGTTAGTTTTGTTGTGTACCTGCAACCGAAGGTGAAGGCAACGTATTTGTGGAATCGTCTAGAGAAATGACTTCATAGGAAGCCAtagaagaggagagaggaggAATAAGGTTACTGGAACCAGACATCGTCTTGTTGACAAGAAAAGACACAAAGTCGAGACTTGTAGGAGATCCATGTCGAAACTCTCGTAAGGTTTGGACACAAAGAGAGGTGTATTCAGTGGAGCTACAAAGCCTTTGCAATTGATTTCGGTAAGTAAATGGCATACGTCCTGAGGCATCAACAGGTAGAAGAGCATTGACCAATAATAACCCAAATAAAACCATATCAGTAATAcccat encodes:
- the LOC106425795 gene encoding probable pectinesterase/pectinesterase inhibitor 54, translated to MGITDMVLFGLLLVNALLPVDASGRMPFTYRNQLQRLCSSTEYTSLCVQTLREFRHGSPTSLDFVSFLVNKTMSGSSNLIPPLSSSMASYEVISLDDSTNTLPSPSVADSCERLMKMSTRRLQQAMEALNGSSRKRTTKHDVQTWLSAAMTFQQSCKDSVLDSGGHSSSAVSHITQKMDHLSRLVSNSLALVGTFMENPKPTVLPRWVSAGERKLLASRTSRSRPHVLVAKDGSGDYRTVMEAVNAASGNGRFIIYVKRGIYKEKVRIEKDEITLIGEGKDLTVIVGDDSAAGGTSVPDTATMTVTGDGFIARDIGIKNTAGPRGKQAIALSITSDQSVLYRCSISGYQDTLYAAALRQFYRECDIYGTIDFIFGNAAAVFQSCNLILRRPSDVKAYNVILANGRTDQRQNTGFALHSCRILTDLDFSGMKHRYSSYLGRPWKKYSRSIVMETYIDDAIAEEGWAGWLNSGDEVLKTLYFGEFKNYGPKARVSKRVTWQGFHVIGFEEASYFSVGKFLDGVSWLPSTGISFASGI